In a genomic window of Carassius carassius chromosome 43, fCarCar2.1, whole genome shotgun sequence:
- the LOC132125221 gene encoding suppressor APC domain-containing protein 1-like isoform X1 translates to MSSYTVVMVPLRKSPTSLDALRFFLWVKKLKDLERERDLLWMGLQALEQVREKLCSNLDNDMEMQDKFNDGEMKKVFPDTPTLLLAQIHRVNRTLRKLLCDSRNPTIPATEGTEGHQPSPACSEESARF, encoded by the exons ATGTCATCTTACACTGTGGTCATGGTCCCTCTGAGGAAAAGTCCTACCAGTCTGGATGCATTGCGTTTCTTCCTCtgg GTGAAGAAGCTGAAGGACTTAGAGAGGGAAAGGGATCTTCTTTGGATGGGATTGCAGGCTTTAGAGCAGGTGCGAGAGAAGTTATGTTCCAACCTAGATAATGACATGGAAATGCAAGACAAATTCAACGATGGGGAGATgaaaaaa GTGTTTCCAGACACCCCCACCCTACTGTTGGCTCAGATTCACAGAGTGAACAGGACCTTGAGGAAACTATTGTGTGACTCCAGGAATCCCACTATTCCTGCAACAGAAG GTACTGAAGGACACCAGCCCTCTCCTGCCTGTTCAGAAGAAAGTGCTCGGTTTTGA
- the LOC132125221 gene encoding uncharacterized protein LOC132125221 isoform X2, translating into MSSYTVVMVPLRKSPTSLDALRFFLWVKKLKDLERERDLLWMGLQALEQVFPDTPTLLLAQIHRVNRTLRKLLCDSRNPTIPATEGTEGHQPSPACSEESARF; encoded by the exons ATGTCATCTTACACTGTGGTCATGGTCCCTCTGAGGAAAAGTCCTACCAGTCTGGATGCATTGCGTTTCTTCCTCtgg GTGAAGAAGCTGAAGGACTTAGAGAGGGAAAGGGATCTTCTTTGGATGGGATTGCAGGCTTTAGAGCAG GTGTTTCCAGACACCCCCACCCTACTGTTGGCTCAGATTCACAGAGTGAACAGGACCTTGAGGAAACTATTGTGTGACTCCAGGAATCCCACTATTCCTGCAACAGAAG GTACTGAAGGACACCAGCCCTCTCCTGCCTGTTCAGAAGAAAGTGCTCGGTTTTGA